The genomic interval CGCCATGGAGATAAGGTCCCTGTATATATCCTGAGGGACACCTGGAGGGATAGACCCTCCGAAGACTACGGTAGAGGCCCTGGAAAGCATACGACGATAGTTGGCCATAAAACGACTAAGGGCATCGGGAGGGATGAAAGGACCGGTCTCTGAGATTCCGGTCTCGACCTTTCCTAGCCTGTCCAATACGTAGACGTTGGATCGGGTATCCCCAGGAACGTGGACGAAGTTCGTCGTTATCCTCCTCCGTCTCAGAGCATCCCTTATGTAATCCCCACTGAATCCTGCGAGAAAACCCATAGCCGCAGATTCGTGGCCTAGCTGATCCAGCAGCAAAGAGACGTTAATCCCCTTCCCTCCTGGAGATTTCTGGGAAGATCCGGCCCTGAACCATCCGCCAGGGGAAAAATCCTCGACAACGTAGCCTTCGTCCACAGCGGGATTCAAAGTAACCGTAACGATCATCGGGCTCCCTCCTTTTTCGATCCTTTTTCGATCTATAAAAAAGGGGCAAGGTGCCGAACACCCCGCCCCTGCCCTGTAAGTATAGTACCTCTAGAAGTGCTCCGCAATATACTCGTAGGCCGACATAGCAGCGATGGCACCGTCGGATGCGGCGGTTACCACCTGACGAAGGGATTTATCCCTGAGGTCTCCTGCGGCGAAGAGACCCTTCATGGAGGTAGCCATCTTCTCGTCGGTCTTCACCCAGCCGCCTTTTTCTGTATCGACGATATCTTTGACCAGATCGGCGTTAGGGGTGTTGCCGACGAACATGAACACGCCGGATACAGGGAGATCGGAGAGCTCTCCGGTCTTGACGTTCTTGAGGACGACCTTCTCGACCATGCCGTCTCCAGCGATCTCCTCGACCACCGAATCCCAGACGGGCTGAACCTTGGGGTTGGCAAGAGCTCTGTCCACCGCCATCTGATCGGCACGGAACTTATCCCTACGGTGAACTATGTAGACCTTGGTGGCAAACTGAGTGAGGTAACAGGCCTCCTCGACAGCGGTGTTTCCGCCGCCGATAACCGCGACCTCCAGCTCCTCGAAGAAAGCTCCGTCGCAGGTAGCACAGTAGCTGACTCCCTTTCCGGCAAACTCGGCCTCCCCAGGGCAGCCAAGCTTACGGAAGCTGGCTCCTGTAGCCACGATAAGGGCCTTTGCCTCAAAATCGCCTTTGTCGGTGGATATGATCTTGCAAAGACCGTTTTCCTTTATGGAGGCCACCTCTGCATCGAGGAACTCGGCCTTCAGAGAAAGGGCGTGATCCTTGAACATATCTCCTAGCTCAGGTCCGGTAGCGTGCTTTACTCCAGGCCAGTTCTCTATCTCCTCGGTGGTGCAGATAGCTCCACCGACCATGCCCTTCTCTATTACAAGGGTGCTCAGCCCCGCCCTTCTACCGTATATAGCCGCTGTAAGCCCGGCAGGTCCACCGCCGATGATAACGAGATCTCTCTGTTCCATAGCTACTTCTCCTCCTCCTAAAATGTGAAATCATCCCACCGAATCGCACAGTATCGCACAGTATCGTACAGTGGGTCAAACCAACGTAAAATTATACACGACACCAGCCTATAAGGCGAGGTATGAGGGCAAGATCTTTCCTGATCTCCATAACCGAAAGGCCCTGTGGCGTCAACTCCAACAAAGGCTTCACCTGCTCCTCACCGCCGAACTCCACCCACAGCCTTCCACCGGGCCTCAGTACGACCTCCGCCCAGGGCAGAAGGGCCCTGTAGGGATCTAGACCATCGTCTCCGCCGTCTAGAGCCGCTAAAGGCTCGTATCCGACGACTTCGTCCATGAGCCCGGATAGGGAGGACGTAGGTATGTAGGGAGGGTTGGAGACTATGAGGTCCACCGATCCCCTTTTAATCGGTATATCCTTTGGATCAGAGCAATGCCAAAGAAGGGCTCTATCGAGAACGCCTAAGTCGGAGAGGTTACGGTAGGCGATGTCTATAGCCGCAGGGGAGCGGTCCACCGCCACCACCGAGGCACAGGGGACCTCCATAAGCAACGACCCCGCCAGACATCCCGACCCAGTTCCCCAGTCCACCGCTAAACCGGAGGAAAAGCCCTCAAGTGCGGCCTCCAGGAGAAATTCCGTCTCCGGCCTGGGGATAAGACAGCCCTCTCCGACCGAAAAGGAGCTCTTCCAGAAGGGGCATTTGCCCAATATATAGTGAAGAGGCTCCCTTCTCTCCCTGCGGGACACCTTTTCATCTACCCTCTTTTTATCATCAGGGCGTAACTCCATATCGCCGTGACAGTGTAGCCAGGTTCTGGAGACACCTAAGACCTCCATACATATGAGATCTACATCAAGGCCGGGGTTATCAACACCGGCACTCTCCAGCCTGCCTCTCCAGGCTCTGGACAGAGATGAGAGTTTTTTATCGGTCATTCATCGCCTTTAAAAGCTCCGCTCTATCGGCCATCCGAAGAGGCTCTATAAGCTCCGAAATGGTGCCTTCCATTATAGATTCCAGCTTGTACAGCGTAAGGCCTATTCTGTGGTCGGTGAGCCTGTTCTGAGGATAGTTATAGGTCCTGATCCGCTCCGATCGATCGCCTGACCCTATCTGGCCCTTT from Dethiosulfovibrio salsuginis carries:
- the trxB gene encoding thioredoxin-disulfide reductase; translated protein: MEQRDLVIIGGGPAGLTAAIYGRRAGLSTLVIEKGMVGGAICTTEEIENWPGVKHATGPELGDMFKDHALSLKAEFLDAEVASIKENGLCKIISTDKGDFEAKALIVATGASFRKLGCPGEAEFAGKGVSYCATCDGAFFEELEVAVIGGGNTAVEEACYLTQFATKVYIVHRRDKFRADQMAVDRALANPKVQPVWDSVVEEIAGDGMVEKVVLKNVKTGELSDLPVSGVFMFVGNTPNADLVKDIVDTEKGGWVKTDEKMATSMKGLFAAGDLRDKSLRQVVTAASDGAIAAMSAYEYIAEHF
- the prmC gene encoding peptide chain release factor N(5)-glutamine methyltransferase, translated to MTDKKLSSLSRAWRGRLESAGVDNPGLDVDLICMEVLGVSRTWLHCHGDMELRPDDKKRVDEKVSRRERREPLHYILGKCPFWKSSFSVGEGCLIPRPETEFLLEAALEGFSSGLAVDWGTGSGCLAGSLLMEVPCASVVAVDRSPAAIDIAYRNLSDLGVLDRALLWHCSDPKDIPIKRGSVDLIVSNPPYIPTSSLSGLMDEVVGYEPLAALDGGDDGLDPYRALLPWAEVVLRPGGRLWVEFGGEEQVKPLLELTPQGLSVMEIRKDLALIPRLIGWCRV